In Bacillus pumilus, the sequence TTATACACTACTGGATGAAGACAGCATTGGCGGCAACAACTATACATTCTTTCAAAATGATAAAATGCATGACATTTTAATTGAAGCGCAAACAGACACAGATCAAAAGAAACGAAATGAACTGTATAAAAAAGCTCAAGAGATCATTCATGACGAAGCGCCTTGGATTCCATTGGTGCATTCAATTCCAATGCTCGCAGCAACTAGTGATTTAAAAGGATACCAGCCGCACCCAACTGGTTCAGAAGCTTTGACTGACGTGTATTTCGAATAAGCAAATAAGGGGGAGAATTTTATCCCCCTTATTCAAACAAATCAAAAGGCGGTGAAAGCTGTTTGTTTGCTTATTGTATGAAACGAGCAGGAATGCTCATCCCAGTACTGATCGGAATGACATTGGTCGTGTTTTCGATTATTCGGTTTATACCGGGGAATCCAGCACAGGTCATCTTAGGGCAGCGGGCAACAAAAGAAGCAGTAGAGCAATTAACCATCCAGCTTGGTTTGAATCAGCCGTGGTACGTTCAATACGGCCATTACATGCTGGGCCTTTTAAAAGGTGATTTAGGGACTTCCATTCGAACAGGAGCAGCTATTGCCCAGGAAATGAAGCCTTACTTATTTGCGACGTTAGAACTAACATTTTTTGCGATGGTGCTGGCGATTTTTGTGGGAGTGAATGCTGGAATCATTAGTGCTTGGTTTAAGCATTCTTTCTTTGATTATGTCGCGATGTTTATTGCTCTCATTGGTGTGTCCATGCCGATTTTCTGGTTAGGCTTAATGGGGCAGTGGTTATTCTCGATCGAATTAGGCATTTTGCCGACAACGGGCCGAGAAAATGTGAGGAATCCAGTGGAGTCAATCACTTATATTCATACACTGGACACGCTTTTGCAAGGCCGGTTTGATCAATTCACTGACAGCATCAAGCATTTGATTTTACCAAGTACAGCACTCGCAACAATCCCTGCTGCGATTATTGCGAGGATTACGAGGGCAAGTATGCTGGAAGTGCTCCATTCAGATTATATTCGAACAGCAAAAGCAAAAGGGGTACGTTCGTTTTTCATTATTTATCAGCATGGGCTGAAAAATGCGCTCATTCCGATTTTGACGATTATCGGTCTTCAGACAGGTCTCTTGCTTGGCGGGGCCATTTTAACAGAAACGATTTTTGCTTGGCCAGGAATTGGGCGGTATATATACGATGCGATCAGCTATCGTGATTATCCAGTCATTCAAACAGGTATTCTCGTTGTTGCGCTCATATTTGTCCTGATCAATTTCATCGTGGACATATTGTATGCAGTTATTGATCCAAGGATTAAATATTAGAGAAGGGAGAGTGACAACATGGAAGCGCAAAAGGAGCTTCAAGCACCTAAGCCAAAAAAAGAACGCTCTCAATCACTGATTCTTGAATCGATGAAGCAGTTTTTTCAGCACAAGCTTGCGGTCATTGGCAGTGTGATTGTCTTTTTATTTCTCATCCTAGCGATCTTCGCACCGCTCATTGCTCCTTATGGAATCAATGAACAATCACTCGGTGAGCGGTTTAGTGCACCTTCAGCTGCGCACTGGTTTGGTACAGATGATTTCGGCAGAGATATATTTTCAAGAGTTGTACATGGAGCGCGGATTTCCTTATGGGTTGGTTTCTTCTCGGTTCTCGGGTCAGTCATTTTAGGCACATTGCTTGGATTGATGGCCGGTTATGGCGG encodes:
- a CDS encoding ABC transporter permease yields the protein MFAYCMKRAGMLIPVLIGMTLVVFSIIRFIPGNPAQVILGQRATKEAVEQLTIQLGLNQPWYVQYGHYMLGLLKGDLGTSIRTGAAIAQEMKPYLFATLELTFFAMVLAIFVGVNAGIISAWFKHSFFDYVAMFIALIGVSMPIFWLGLMGQWLFSIELGILPTTGRENVRNPVESITYIHTLDTLLQGRFDQFTDSIKHLILPSTALATIPAAIIARITRASMLEVLHSDYIRTAKAKGVRSFFIIYQHGLKNALIPILTIIGLQTGLLLGGAILTETIFAWPGIGRYIYDAISYRDYPVIQTGILVVALIFVLINFIVDILYAVIDPRIKY